A window from bacterium encodes these proteins:
- a CDS encoding PAC2 family protein, whose protein sequence is MSSELVTVHQMPDLADPVLVMALDGWVDAGYGMRTAAEIMTQPDDGVLVASFDADLLIDHRARRPTMTVRDGRVDDIRWPAISLQVVHDLDQQEFLMLHGPEPDFRWQAFCTAVDELVQRLGVARAVTLGAYPAAVPHTRPVRLSATGTSQNLIERFGSPQGTLEVPAGIGAALSKRFEVAGLETVSVWAQVPHYASGSPFPAAAAALFQGLRAVADLRFDSAPLIAEGLEVSRKLDAMIAQNASHQRLVGQLESAYDASAGEQDTEIPTGDELAEELERFLRDQDESK, encoded by the coding sequence ATGAGCAGCGAACTCGTCACCGTCCATCAGATGCCCGATTTAGCTGATCCGGTGCTGGTGATGGCACTCGACGGTTGGGTGGATGCCGGCTACGGCATGCGCACTGCCGCCGAGATCATGACGCAGCCCGACGATGGTGTGCTGGTGGCCAGCTTCGATGCCGATCTGCTCATCGACCACCGAGCCCGCCGCCCCACTATGACCGTGCGGGACGGCCGAGTGGATGACATCAGATGGCCCGCCATCAGCCTCCAGGTGGTTCACGATCTCGACCAGCAGGAGTTCCTGATGCTCCACGGGCCCGAGCCCGACTTTCGCTGGCAGGCGTTCTGCACCGCCGTCGATGAGCTGGTGCAGCGGTTGGGAGTGGCCCGGGCAGTGACATTGGGGGCATACCCCGCGGCGGTGCCCCACACCCGGCCGGTGCGGCTGTCGGCCACCGGCACCTCCCAGAACCTCATCGAGCGATTCGGCTCTCCCCAGGGAACCCTGGAAGTTCCCGCCGGAATCGGGGCGGCTCTATCCAAGCGGTTCGAGGTGGCGGGCCTGGAAACGGTGTCGGTGTGGGCCCAGGTCCCCCACTATGCGTCCGGTTCCCCGTTCCCGGCCGCTGCTGCTGCTCTCTTCCAAGGTCTTCGGGCCGTGGCCGATTTGCGGTTCGATTCGGCCCCGCTGATCGCCGAGGGGCTGGAGGTGTCCCGGAAATTGGACGCTATGATCGCCCAGAACGCCAGCCACCAGCGGCTGGTTGGGCAGCTGGAGAGCGCCTACGATGCCAGCGCAGGTGAACAAGATACCGAGATCCCTACCGGCGACGAACTGGCCGAAGAACTAGAGCGCTTCCTACGCGACCAGGACGAGTCGAAATGA
- a CDS encoding LLM class F420-dependent oxidoreductase, producing the protein MKLDGGLAARAARKGSVGPLAEVADSARNLEAAGYDGVWSIELDHDPFLPLVLAAEHTSRIQIGTSIAVAFARNPMILANLGWDLQAYSGGRFILGLGSQIKPHITKRFSMPWSHPAARMKEMVDGIKAIWESWETGERLSFRGEFYQHTLMTPMFSPGANPFGPPPVHLAAVGNLMTEVAGESADGWISHGFTTPSYVREVSLPALERGAARAGRNPMDIEVSMPVFIVTGETEEEMASSAQAARQQLAFYGSTPAYRPVLEHHGWGEAQDELNRMSKQGQWVEMADVIDDTMLGTFGVVAEPQNLATGVAASYGGLIDRMSFGQGLRSDGPWGEVREALRAIPGRSPE; encoded by the coding sequence ATGAAACTGGACGGCGGACTAGCGGCAAGAGCGGCTAGAAAAGGCTCGGTTGGACCTCTGGCCGAGGTTGCCGATTCGGCCCGCAATCTGGAGGCCGCCGGCTACGACGGGGTCTGGTCTATCGAGCTCGACCATGACCCATTCCTGCCGCTGGTGCTGGCCGCCGAGCACACCAGCCGCATTCAGATCGGAACCTCGATTGCGGTGGCATTCGCCCGCAACCCCATGATTCTGGCCAATTTGGGGTGGGATCTTCAGGCCTATTCCGGCGGGCGCTTCATTCTCGGCCTGGGTTCGCAGATCAAGCCCCACATCACCAAGCGTTTCTCCATGCCCTGGTCTCATCCCGCCGCCCGCATGAAGGAGATGGTCGACGGAATAAAGGCCATATGGGAAAGCTGGGAGACCGGCGAGCGCCTGTCGTTCCGGGGCGAGTTCTATCAGCACACCCTCATGACGCCGATGTTCAGCCCCGGTGCCAATCCCTTCGGCCCACCCCCTGTTCATCTGGCCGCGGTGGGCAACCTCATGACCGAGGTGGCCGGCGAGTCGGCCGACGGTTGGATCAGCCACGGATTCACCACCCCCAGCTACGTGCGGGAGGTGTCGCTGCCCGCCCTCGAGCGCGGGGCCGCCCGAGCGGGCCGCAATCCGATGGACATAGAAGTGTCGATGCCCGTGTTCATCGTCACCGGAGAGACCGAGGAGGAGATGGCGTCGTCGGCCCAAGCGGCCCGCCAGCAACTGGCCTTCTACGGTTCAACGCCCGCCTATCGCCCGGTGCTCGAGCACCACGGCTGGGGCGAGGCCCAAGACGAGCTGAACCGCATGTCCAAACAGGGCCAGTGGGTGGAGATGGCCGATGTGATCGACGACACCATGCTGGGAACCTTCGGCGTTGTGGCCGAGCCCCAGAACCTGGCCACCGGCGTCGCAGCCAGCTATGGCGGGCTGATCGACCGTATGTCATTCGGCCAGGGCCTCCGTTCCGACGGACCCTGGGGCGAAGTGCGGGAAGCACTTCGAGCTATTCCAGGACGGTCGCCCGAATAG
- a CDS encoding cytochrome P450: MEAQEPTDFHEGLAQAEEAAINPHREWDRGRAEPPEVRDDGFGGRILNLYRRNHTESVLRNSAVFSTRVVAESMGPFMGPLMLGMDGDEHTAYRGLVSHAFRSSALARWETELVAPIVNELLDEIAPRGKADLVAELTQRFPTRVIAGIMGVPMDDADQFRLWSEQVSAGPLHPEEGHAASQAMRDYLHPIVEDRKQSPRNDLISDITHAEIDGQRLDDEHIYGFLLLLMPAGAETTSREMGIALTALLTNEGWIDRLMADWSLLDQVIEETLRWESSAPLATREATEDTEVDGCPIPAGTRLMMTMTSANRDEQVYADGDRWNPDREQPVAHMAFGWGRHLCLGMHLARLEMRVALRAILERLGGLRLDPDADSPLIRGVAFRGPEELHVVWDA; this comes from the coding sequence ATGGAGGCGCAGGAGCCGACGGACTTTCACGAGGGTTTGGCCCAAGCCGAAGAGGCGGCCATCAACCCCCACAGGGAGTGGGACCGAGGCCGGGCTGAGCCCCCGGAGGTTCGCGACGACGGATTCGGCGGGCGCATCCTGAATCTGTATCGCCGCAACCACACCGAGTCGGTGCTGCGCAACAGCGCGGTGTTCTCCACCCGGGTGGTGGCCGAGTCGATGGGCCCGTTCATGGGACCGCTCATGCTGGGCATGGACGGTGACGAGCACACTGCCTACCGGGGACTGGTATCGCACGCCTTTCGATCCTCAGCGCTGGCCCGATGGGAGACCGAGTTGGTGGCGCCCATCGTCAACGAGCTGCTGGACGAGATTGCGCCTCGGGGGAAGGCCGATCTGGTGGCTGAGCTCACCCAGCGATTCCCCACCCGGGTGATCGCCGGGATCATGGGAGTGCCGATGGACGACGCCGACCAGTTCCGGCTGTGGTCCGAGCAGGTGAGTGCCGGCCCTCTCCACCCCGAGGAGGGCCATGCCGCCTCTCAGGCCATGCGCGACTACCTCCACCCCATCGTGGAGGATCGCAAGCAAAGCCCTCGCAACGACCTGATCAGCGACATCACCCATGCCGAGATCGACGGACAGCGCCTCGACGACGAGCACATCTACGGTTTCCTGCTGCTGCTCATGCCCGCCGGAGCAGAGACCACCTCCCGGGAGATGGGCATCGCATTGACGGCGCTGTTGACCAACGAGGGCTGGATCGACCGGCTGATGGCCGACTGGTCACTGCTGGACCAGGTAATCGAGGAGACCCTGCGGTGGGAGAGCTCCGCGCCGCTGGCCACTCGGGAGGCCACCGAGGACACCGAGGTGGATGGCTGCCCCATACCGGCCGGCACCCGGCTGATGATGACCATGACGTCGGCCAACCGGGACGAGCAGGTGTACGCCGACGGCGACCGCTGGAATCCCGACCGCGAGCAGCCCGTGGCCCACATGGCGTTCGGCTGGGGTCGGCATCTGTGCTTGGGCATGCACCTGGCCCGCCTGGAGATGCGGGTGGCCCTGCGGGCCATCCTCGAGCGGCTCGGTGGCCTGCGGCTCGACCCCGACGCCGATTCCCCGCTCATCCGGGGGGTGGCGTTCCGCGGCCCTGAAGAGCTTCACGTGGTTTGGGACGCCTAG
- the leuS gene encoding leucine--tRNA ligase yields the protein MDGYDPEAIEPKWQQRWIDDATYEIDNDDPRPPYYVLSMYPYPSGPAHIGHVRNYTFGDLLVRYRTMQGDGVLSPIGFDSFGLPAENAAIKTGTHPRIHTDENIERLSSSLRRIGAVYDWRRTLSSHDPDYIRFTQWIFLKFYEAGLVYRATAPVNWCPGCQTVLANEQVLADGTCERSGDMALQRELEQWFYRITAYAEELLDGLDGLDWPNRVKIMQRNWIGRSEGADFTLPIADADGTARDDIDGIAVFTTRPDTSFGMTFAVMSPEHPRVAELTTDDCRAEVEAFIAAVAERSEFERLSVAGPADKRGVDTGTRVINPFTGQPIPLFLADYVLTTYGTGAIMAVPGEDQRDWEFATAYGLPIIRTVQPPEDFDGEAYTGDGPSINSEWLDGLWMDEAKAAAIDWLEDQGIGERKVNYRLRDWLLSRQRYWGCPIPVVYCEACGAVPVPYEDLPVGLPDDVAFMPTGRSPLVDHPGFLNTPCPNCGGPARRETDTMDTFVDSSWYFLRFADPKNQELPFSPEALERWLPVDQYIGGVEHAILHLMYARFFTRALSDLGVAPAGLREPFQRLFTQGMVRMGGGKMSKSSGNLVAPEDIIDAHGADALRLAILQVKPPAEDVDWEDFGLEGCNRFLGRLWRLAAGTAERANPARSGPVTEADLAIDAATHRLIDRITSEFDRWSYNTSVAGCMEFTNELYRYVQADDGPHYDTLAFAVDSLLLAMAPMVPHICAELWEMRRGGNIHAEPWPTADEAKLVLETVTMVVQVNGKVRDRIEVPADIADAEAEALALASERVQQYLDGGDPRRVIARPPKLVNVVV from the coding sequence ATGGACGGCTACGACCCAGAGGCGATCGAGCCCAAATGGCAGCAGCGCTGGATCGACGACGCCACCTACGAGATCGACAACGACGATCCCCGACCGCCCTACTACGTGCTGAGCATGTACCCGTATCCCAGCGGTCCCGCCCACATCGGCCACGTACGCAACTACACCTTCGGCGACTTGCTGGTGCGCTACCGCACCATGCAGGGCGACGGGGTGCTGTCGCCCATCGGATTCGACAGCTTCGGCCTGCCCGCGGAGAACGCCGCCATCAAGACCGGCACCCACCCCCGGATCCACACCGATGAGAACATTGAACGGCTCTCGTCGTCGCTGCGCCGCATCGGCGCGGTGTACGACTGGCGCCGCACGCTCAGCAGCCACGACCCCGACTACATCCGCTTCACCCAGTGGATCTTCCTGAAGTTCTACGAGGCTGGCCTGGTTTACCGGGCCACCGCTCCGGTGAACTGGTGCCCCGGGTGCCAGACGGTGCTGGCCAACGAGCAGGTGCTGGCCGACGGCACCTGCGAGCGCTCCGGCGACATGGCCCTACAGCGCGAGTTGGAGCAGTGGTTCTACCGCATCACCGCCTATGCCGAGGAACTGCTCGACGGCCTCGACGGCTTGGACTGGCCCAACCGGGTGAAAATCATGCAGCGCAACTGGATCGGCCGCTCCGAGGGGGCCGATTTCACGCTGCCGATCGCCGATGCCGACGGCACTGCCCGCGACGACATCGACGGGATCGCGGTGTTCACCACCCGGCCCGACACCAGCTTCGGTATGACTTTCGCCGTCATGTCTCCCGAACACCCTCGGGTTGCCGAGCTCACCACAGATGACTGCCGAGCCGAGGTGGAGGCATTCATCGCCGCAGTTGCCGAGCGCAGTGAATTCGAGCGCCTGTCGGTGGCCGGGCCGGCCGACAAGCGGGGGGTGGATACCGGCACTCGGGTGATAAATCCGTTCACCGGCCAGCCCATCCCGCTCTTCTTGGCCGACTACGTGCTCACCACCTACGGCACCGGAGCCATCATGGCCGTGCCCGGCGAGGACCAGCGCGACTGGGAATTCGCCACCGCCTACGGCTTGCCCATCATCCGGACCGTGCAGCCCCCCGAGGACTTCGACGGCGAGGCCTACACCGGCGACGGCCCGTCCATAAACAGCGAGTGGCTCGACGGACTGTGGATGGACGAGGCCAAGGCGGCAGCCATCGACTGGCTGGAAGACCAGGGCATTGGCGAGCGCAAGGTGAACTATCGGCTGCGCGACTGGTTGCTGTCCCGCCAGCGCTACTGGGGGTGCCCAATCCCCGTTGTGTACTGCGAGGCGTGCGGGGCGGTCCCGGTGCCCTACGAGGATCTGCCCGTGGGGTTGCCCGACGACGTAGCCTTCATGCCCACCGGCCGCTCACCGCTGGTGGACCACCCCGGCTTCTTGAACACGCCCTGCCCCAACTGCGGCGGACCGGCTCGCCGGGAGACCGACACCATGGACACCTTTGTGGACTCCTCTTGGTACTTCCTGCGCTTCGCCGATCCCAAGAACCAGGAGCTGCCGTTTAGCCCGGAGGCGCTGGAGCGGTGGCTGCCGGTGGACCAGTACATCGGCGGGGTGGAGCACGCCATCTTGCACTTGATGTACGCCCGGTTCTTCACCCGGGCGCTGTCCGATTTGGGGGTGGCCCCCGCCGGGCTGCGGGAGCCCTTCCAGCGGCTGTTCACCCAGGGCATGGTGCGAATGGGCGGGGGCAAGATGTCGAAGTCGAGCGGCAACCTGGTGGCTCCTGAGGACATCATCGACGCTCACGGTGCCGATGCGCTGCGGTTGGCCATTTTGCAGGTGAAGCCCCCCGCCGAGGATGTGGATTGGGAGGACTTCGGCCTCGAGGGCTGTAACCGCTTCTTGGGCCGTCTGTGGCGCCTGGCCGCAGGCACCGCAGAGCGGGCCAATCCGGCCCGATCAGGACCTGTGACCGAAGCCGATCTCGCCATCGACGCCGCCACTCACCGGCTCATCGATCGCATCACCTCAGAGTTCGACCGCTGGTCATACAACACTTCAGTGGCCGGCTGCATGGAATTCACCAACGAGCTGTACCGTTATGTGCAAGCCGACGACGGTCCCCACTACGACACGCTGGCCTTCGCCGTCGACTCCCTGCTGCTGGCGATGGCCCCGATGGTGCCCCACATCTGCGCCGAGCTGTGGGAAATGCGCCGGGGCGGCAACATTCACGCCGAGCCGTGGCCGACTGCCGATGAGGCCAAGCTGGTGCTGGAGACGGTGACCATGGTGGTGCAGGTCAACGGCAAGGTGCGCGACCGCATCGAGGTGCCCGCCGACATCGCCGATGCTGAGGCGGAGGCCTTGGCGTTGGCGTCGGAGAGGGTGCAGCAATATCTGGACGGCGGCGACCCCCGACGGGTCATCGCCCGTCCGCCCAAGCTGGTCAACGTGGTGGTCTAG
- a CDS encoding ribbon-helix-helix domain-containing protein, with protein MAQLVTRVDDELVAQLDEMVDSGEAKSRSDAVRCALEDMLDQRRRRLIGEAIVEGYRRIPETEEELRWAEQNLREMVAEEPWERW; from the coding sequence ATGGCACAGCTGGTGACAAGGGTTGACGACGAGCTGGTGGCTCAATTGGATGAGATGGTCGACAGCGGTGAGGCGAAGTCTCGCTCTGACGCGGTGCGGTGTGCGCTCGAGGATATGCTTGATCAGCGTCGACGCCGGCTCATCGGTGAGGCGATTGTGGAGGGCTACCGGCGCATTCCCGAGACCGAGGAGGAGTTGCGCTGGGCTGAGCAGAATCTCCGAGAGATGGTCGCAGAGGAGCCGTGGGAGCGCTGGTGA
- a CDS encoding aspartyl protease family protein, giving the protein MGVFKVPIQISAAEGGESMEVEAMVDTGSFYTMLPDRLLRELGVKPIGTRRLRLADGRRIFMNYGRAWVTVEGESEGTLVVFGEDDGPILLGAYTLQGLALAVDPAEERLVPSDVIMYQLAG; this is encoded by the coding sequence ATGGGAGTCTTCAAAGTGCCAATCCAGATCTCGGCTGCGGAAGGCGGGGAATCCATGGAGGTTGAGGCGATGGTGGACACCGGTTCCTTCTACACCATGCTGCCAGACAGGCTGCTGCGCGAGTTGGGGGTGAAGCCCATCGGTACGCGGCGACTCCGTCTGGCCGACGGACGGCGGATATTCATGAACTACGGCCGAGCATGGGTAACGGTAGAAGGCGAGAGCGAGGGGACCCTGGTGGTGTTCGGCGAGGACGATGGTCCGATTCTGTTGGGGGCTTACACACTACAAGGGCTGGCCCTGGCCGTGGACCCGGCGGAGGAGCGGCTGGTTCCATCCGACGTCATCATGTACCAATTGGCTGGCTGA
- a CDS encoding glycoside hydrolase family 3 C-terminal domain-containing protein, whose amino-acid sequence MAALTTEEKADLVAGEAIWTTKSFPAAGIPAIGVTDGPNGARGGGLLGTGTATACIPAGAVLGATWDPELVERLGGLLGDEARAKGCRVLLAPTINLHRNPLGGRNFECYSEDPILSGLVAAAFVRGVQSRGVATTPKHFVANDSEFERNTIDSQVDERTLRELYLVPFEYAVAEGGTWGVMSAYNRLNGIFCSENEWLLTRVLRDEWGFDGFVVSDWFAARSTAASARAGLSLEMPGPGQWYNRGPIGEALAAGEMDDAHLDRIAGDMLRLLERTGALDGDDDCQPGQEQELDRPEDRALVRQAAAAGTVLVSNSGVLPLDSSMSGPLAVIGPNARKAQIMGGGSATVQAYRNVSLMDALGDEYGHLDIRYAQGCDIERSLIALSAPMLRGKLRLEYFNGHDWSGPVVHTRESASAEMVFFGEPGPGVNPEAFSVRASGVLVAEDTGEYALGLVQLGRCRVLLDGETVLDATEGDYDKGDDFFGMGSEVITSPVQLTEGRETPIVIEYTSRDSFMLCGVRVGLKSQVDRDLIAEAVETAAAADVAVVVVGTNADWETEGRDRDSFDLPGDQPELIRRVAAANPNTVVVVNTGGACNLDWADEAAGVLVAGFGGQEMGYAVADVLFGQSDPGGRMAMTVPARYEHSPAFLNYPGENGVVRYGEGLYIGHRWFDARSIEPAVPLGHGLSYASFEWSEPRVSGGGDTEMVDPVIVEVDVANTSDRSGSDVVQVYVEPPESLLHRPVRELKGFAKVHLAPGERTTARIVLTRRAFAYYDPGDQTPQGLDSMSPVPAGESHKRTDPGWYVDPGPYTIWTARSSANLVHPAEVQFNEFTI is encoded by the coding sequence ATGGCTGCCCTGACGACCGAAGAGAAAGCTGACCTGGTGGCCGGTGAGGCCATCTGGACCACCAAGAGCTTCCCGGCCGCGGGCATTCCCGCTATCGGCGTCACCGATGGTCCCAACGGAGCCCGGGGCGGTGGGCTGCTGGGCACCGGCACTGCCACGGCGTGTATTCCGGCCGGGGCGGTGCTAGGGGCCACATGGGACCCAGAGCTGGTCGAACGGCTGGGCGGGCTCTTGGGTGACGAGGCCCGGGCCAAGGGGTGCCGAGTGCTGTTGGCCCCCACCATCAACCTGCACCGCAACCCGCTGGGGGGACGCAACTTCGAGTGCTACAGCGAGGATCCGATCTTGTCCGGTTTGGTGGCCGCGGCATTCGTGAGGGGCGTGCAATCGCGGGGAGTAGCCACCACGCCCAAGCACTTCGTGGCCAACGACTCTGAATTCGAGCGCAATACCATCGACTCTCAGGTCGACGAGCGCACCCTGCGAGAGCTGTACTTGGTGCCGTTCGAGTACGCGGTGGCCGAAGGCGGCACATGGGGGGTGATGAGCGCCTATAACCGACTCAACGGAATCTTCTGCTCGGAGAATGAATGGCTGCTCACCCGAGTGCTGCGGGATGAGTGGGGCTTCGACGGGTTCGTGGTCTCCGACTGGTTCGCAGCCCGATCTACGGCAGCTTCGGCCCGAGCCGGATTGAGCTTGGAGATGCCCGGGCCAGGCCAGTGGTACAACCGCGGCCCGATCGGCGAAGCGCTGGCGGCGGGGGAGATGGACGACGCTCATCTCGATCGCATTGCCGGCGACATGCTGCGATTACTGGAGCGCACCGGGGCGCTGGACGGGGACGACGATTGCCAGCCCGGCCAAGAGCAGGAGCTGGACCGGCCCGAGGATAGAGCGCTGGTGCGACAAGCGGCCGCGGCGGGGACGGTGTTGGTGTCCAACAGCGGGGTGCTGCCACTGGATTCGTCCATGTCAGGGCCGCTGGCCGTGATCGGCCCCAACGCTCGCAAGGCGCAGATCATGGGCGGGGGATCGGCCACCGTGCAGGCCTATCGCAACGTGAGCCTGATGGATGCGCTGGGAGACGAATACGGCCATCTCGATATCCGCTACGCCCAGGGCTGCGACATAGAGCGCTCCCTGATTGCGCTGTCGGCCCCGATGTTGAGGGGCAAGCTCCGGCTGGAGTACTTCAACGGCCACGACTGGTCGGGTCCGGTGGTACACACCCGAGAGTCGGCGTCGGCTGAGATGGTCTTCTTCGGCGAACCGGGACCGGGGGTGAACCCGGAGGCATTTTCGGTTCGGGCTTCGGGGGTGCTAGTGGCCGAGGACACCGGAGAATACGCCCTGGGCTTGGTGCAGCTCGGACGCTGTCGGGTTCTGCTCGACGGCGAGACGGTGTTGGATGCCACCGAGGGCGATTACGACAAGGGCGATGACTTCTTCGGGATGGGCTCTGAGGTGATCACCTCGCCGGTGCAGCTCACCGAAGGCCGCGAGACGCCCATCGTCATCGAGTACACGAGCCGGGACAGCTTCATGCTTTGCGGGGTGCGGGTGGGCCTCAAGTCGCAAGTTGATCGGGATCTTATCGCTGAGGCCGTGGAAACGGCGGCTGCCGCCGACGTGGCGGTGGTGGTGGTGGGAACCAACGCCGACTGGGAGACCGAGGGCCGCGACCGGGACTCCTTCGACCTGCCCGGCGACCAGCCCGAGCTGATCCGCCGAGTGGCGGCGGCCAATCCGAACACCGTGGTGGTGGTGAACACCGGCGGTGCCTGCAACTTGGACTGGGCCGACGAGGCGGCCGGGGTGCTGGTGGCCGGATTCGGAGGTCAGGAGATGGGCTACGCGGTGGCCGATGTTCTGTTCGGCCAGTCCGACCCCGGTGGGCGGATGGCGATGACCGTGCCGGCCCGCTACGAGCACAGCCCGGCGTTTCTCAACTATCCCGGCGAGAACGGAGTGGTGCGCTACGGCGAGGGCCTCTATATCGGCCACCGCTGGTTCGACGCCCGGTCCATCGAGCCGGCTGTTCCCCTAGGCCACGGCCTGTCGTACGCCTCCTTCGAATGGTCGGAGCCTCGGGTGTCGGGCGGGGGAGACACCGAGATGGTCGACCCGGTGATCGTGGAAGTCGACGTGGCCAACACCAGCGACCGGTCAGGCAGCGATGTGGTGCAGGTGTACGTGGAGCCGCCTGAGTCGCTGCTGCACCGCCCGGTTCGGGAGCTCAAGGGCTTCGCCAAAGTCCACCTGGCCCCCGGTGAGCGAACCACCGCCCGCATCGTGCTCACCCGCCGGGCCTTCGCCTACTACGACCCCGGCGACCAGACCCCACAAGGACTCGACTCAATGAGCCCGGTTCCCGCCGGGGAGTCCCACAAGCGCACCGATCCCGGCTGGTACGTCGACCCCGGCCCCTACACCATCTGGACCGCCCGCTCCAGCGCCAACCTCGTCCACCCCGCCGAAGTCCAGTTTAATGAATTTACAATATAA
- a CDS encoding MFS transporter: MVEPVERRSWLALGAATAAAFMVVVDVSIVNVAFPSIQRSLDASNAALSWIVSGYSITVGSFLLLSGRLADRQGRRKMFNLGLVIFAVGSLLSGVAPRVEILIAARVVQAMGGSLIMPSSLAMVLPEFPVSRRSAAIGMWGAMGALGAAFGPSIGALLIEGLGWRWIFYVNLPIAALVFAATTRLVRESRDEEAEGRLDVVGVPIGTLALALVMVAIVQGEGWGYGDYRIIVFALLGVVLLPFVIWRSRSHPNPLLDLSLFSYRSFWAATASFGLYALGFVPGFLMSSLLLQDLWGLTVLEAGLGLTPGPIMASVLSIPIGRMADRWGHRWLLAAGVVLCGLSYLWLLLLAGESSAYFTVFLPANIALGIGVGLSIATFVSAAMSDIPPTQFAIANATTRTVQQVCFALGIAVVVALFNSAPSDELLAGFQRAWVWVIATFAASAAVIVVAFPSGTALVRRGLRGGQLGVRP; encoded by the coding sequence GTGGTAGAGCCGGTTGAGCGCCGCTCCTGGCTGGCGCTGGGGGCGGCCACTGCGGCGGCGTTCATGGTGGTGGTGGACGTTTCCATCGTCAACGTGGCCTTCCCGTCGATCCAGAGATCACTGGATGCCTCCAACGCCGCGCTGTCATGGATCGTGAGCGGTTACTCCATCACGGTGGGGTCGTTCCTGCTGCTGTCGGGGCGGCTGGCCGACCGCCAGGGCCGGCGCAAGATGTTCAATCTCGGTTTGGTGATCTTCGCCGTCGGCTCGCTGCTCAGCGGAGTGGCCCCCCGAGTGGAGATTCTGATCGCCGCCCGAGTGGTGCAGGCCATGGGCGGATCGCTGATCATGCCGTCGTCGTTGGCCATGGTGTTGCCGGAATTCCCCGTGTCCCGCCGCTCCGCGGCTATCGGGATGTGGGGGGCGATGGGCGCGCTGGGGGCGGCGTTCGGCCCATCCATCGGCGCGCTGTTGATAGAGGGCCTGGGCTGGCGGTGGATCTTCTACGTCAATTTGCCCATCGCCGCACTGGTGTTCGCGGCCACCACCCGCTTGGTGCGGGAGTCGCGCGACGAGGAAGCCGAGGGCCGCCTCGACGTGGTGGGGGTGCCGATTGGCACCCTGGCCTTGGCGCTGGTCATGGTGGCCATCGTCCAGGGCGAGGGCTGGGGCTATGGCGACTACCGCATCATCGTCTTCGCGTTGCTGGGAGTTGTCTTGCTGCCGTTCGTGATCTGGCGGTCGCGGTCGCACCCCAATCCGCTCCTCGACCTCAGCCTGTTCAGCTACCGGTCATTCTGGGCGGCCACCGCCTCGTTCGGGCTGTACGCGCTAGGGTTCGTGCCGGGCTTCTTGATGAGCTCGCTGCTGCTCCAAGACCTGTGGGGGCTCACCGTGCTGGAGGCCGGTCTCGGGCTCACACCGGGGCCGATTATGGCATCGGTGCTGTCCATTCCCATCGGACGGATGGCCGACCGCTGGGGTCATCGCTGGCTGTTGGCGGCGGGAGTTGTGCTGTGCGGGCTTTCGTACCTGTGGCTGCTGCTGCTGGCGGGGGAGTCGTCGGCCTATTTCACCGTGTTCCTGCCCGCCAACATTGCCTTGGGCATCGGGGTGGGCCTGTCCATCGCCACCTTTGTCAGCGCTGCCATGAGCGACATCCCACCAACGCAATTCGCCATCGCCAATGCCACCACCCGCACTGTTCAGCAGGTGTGCTTCGCCCTGGGTATTGCCGTGGTGGTTGCGCTGTTCAACTCGGCGCCCAGCGATGAGCTGCTGGCTGGATTCCAGAGGGCCTGGGTCTGGGTCATCGCCACATTTGCGGCCTCAGCGGCGGTGATCGTGGTCGCCTTCCCCTCCGGTACCGCCCTCGTGCGGCGTGGACTGCGAGGCGGCCAATTAGGTGTGAGACCCTAA
- the rsfS gene encoding ribosome silencing factor → MSVSTADATVVWDWVKAAADAAEDGPGFDTVIIDVGDVLVITDHFVITSGPNTRAVRALTERIEEAVDLCGGPKPICIEGLTDHEWVLMDYGDFVVHIFSSSARDYYALDLLWKDCPTLAANPLPT, encoded by the coding sequence ATGAGCGTCAGCACCGCTGACGCAACGGTCGTGTGGGATTGGGTAAAGGCCGCAGCGGACGCGGCAGAAGATGGCCCCGGGTTTGACACCGTCATCATCGATGTGGGCGACGTGCTGGTCATCACCGATCACTTTGTGATCACCAGTGGGCCGAATACTCGGGCGGTTAGGGCACTGACCGAGCGGATCGAAGAAGCAGTGGATCTCTGTGGCGGTCCCAAGCCCATCTGCATCGAGGGCCTCACTGACCACGAGTGGGTGCTGATGGACTACGGCGACTTCGTAGTTCACATCTTCTCTTCGTCAGCCCGGGACTACTACGCCCTCGATCTCCTCTGGAAAGACTGCCCCACCCTGGCCGCAAACCCGTTGCCGACCTAG